The stretch of DNA TGTTCGCTTCTTTGCCAGGCTTCGGATAAACAAGCCGCATCCGTTTCGGTTCGATTTTCTGCTCGCGCATGGAGGTGACGATATCCAGCAATCGATCCGGGCGATGCACGAGGCTGACCTTTCCGCCTGGCTTTACGAGTTTCCGGCAGGCCAGGATGACATCCTCGAGGGTGCACATGATTTCATGACGGGCAATGGTCAAATGCTCATTCATGTTCTGCTCCCGTTTGCCTGGCGTCTTGAAATAAGGCGGATTACATGTTATCGCATCAAAAGGGCCGTTTCCCAAGACAGCCGGCATATCCTTCAAATCACCATGTATCATCTCCAGCTGATCCTCCAGTCCATTCAGGGCAACATTCCGCACAGCCATGTCATACAGACGCTCCTGAATCTCGACACCTGTCATCTGTGCTTTCGTCCTTCTGCTGAGCAATAAAGGAATCACAGCATTACCAGAGCATAAATCCAATATCCTCCCCCTTGAAAGAGGAATCGATGCAAAATCAGCCAGGAGTACTGCATCCAATGAGAAAGCAAATACAGTCGGACTCTGGATGATGCGCATCTTTTCTTCGGCAAGCAAGTAATCCAGCCGCTCATCTCCTTTTAATTCCACCATATGGTTAATTCCCTTCTCGTATTTTTACAAAAAAGGACCTTCCCTACTAAGTGTAAGAAAGGCCGTCACATCATTTATTCTTATTCAAGAACGTCAAACAGAACAAGCAATCTTCATTTCGTCTCGGACTGCCGAAGTGCACGTTGCAGATATGGAACCCTTCCTCATACAAACGTGCCAGGTTATCATACCCTTCGCCAATCGGTGCTTCCTTGGACGGTGTGGCAATGCTGCCGGCTTTCTGTTCCTGATCAGCTTGGCCATCAAGACGATTGCGCAGATGATGGTTTTCTACCGTCAGACGGTTATTCTCTTCCAATAGCTCCGCCACATGACCCTTCACATCACCCAATTGCTTGTACAGCTGTCCGATTTGCTCTTCCATCTGTGTGACATGCTCTAATATTTCCTTCTTATTCACCGTCTCTCCACCCCATTAATCCATGGCTTGCGTTGAGATAACTCCTTCTTCGATCAGTTCATCTAAGGTATACTCGATAACCCGTTCCTTTTCCGGCACTTCAATCTGAATCAACCGTTCCAAAATGTTCAAGCCAACTACCTTACCCGATCCGTAAGAAGTCCGAATCGCTTCACCTAAATCCGGAAGCTCACGTTTCGCCTCTTCATACTCATCATTTTCATACTTCAAACAGCACATCAGCCGTCCGCACAAACCAGAAATCTTCGCAGGATTCAACGATAGATTCTGATCCTTTGCCATCTTGATCGACACTGGCTCAAAATCCCCCAGGAAGGTGGAACAGCACAGCATCCTTCCGCATGGACCAATACCGCCAAGGAGCTTGGCTTCATCGCGAACCCCTATCTGTCTCAGCTCGATCCGTGTCTTGAAGACCGCAGCCAAATCCTTCACCAGATTCCTGAAATCGACACGGCCATCAGCCGTGAAGTAGAATATGACCTTGTTCCGGTCGAATGTATATTCGACGTCGACCAAATTCATTTCAAGCTTATGTTCCCGAATCTTTTTCTCACAAATCTTATGTGCTTGCGCAGCATTCTCTGTATTCTCAGCTACGCTGAATTTATCTTTGTCTGTTGCGATACGAATGACTTTTTTCAGAGGAAGGACAACATCCTCTTCATCCACTTGCTTATTTGCAAGCACAACTCGTCCAAATTCCACGCCGCGAACAGTCTCTACAATAACATAATCGTCCAAGGCAATCGAAAGTGTGCCTGGATCGAAATAATAGATCTTACCCGCCTTTTTAAAACGGACACCAATGACTTGCATCTACCAATTCACCTCTGCATCTGAAGTGTTAATTTCTCCATGACTAGTGCAGGATGGACATTCTGGTCTAATTGGCGTTTCGCTTCCATAATGGACTGCAGGGCATCCGTGGCCCGCTGCCTCGTCCAATGGCGAAGGCTGTTTTCAAGCCTGTCTTTCTCCTGTATATAGATAATGGAATCCGGCCTGTCAGCATAAAGATAGATTATATCTTTAAACCACAACAATAGCAGATGTAACGCCAGCTGCTGCAGCTCGCGATCCTTCATCACAGGCATCCATTGACTATGGATAAACAAAAGCGCTTCATTAGGCCTGGTTTCCAGCACTTCTACTAATTGTACCACTAGTTTTCGCGCTTTAGCAAACCACTCTTGACTGGAAATTTCCATTGCTTCATCATAATTCTGCGTCAGCTGGGACAAAAGCCGGGCTGATGACTGCGGCAGACCTTCCGAAATGAGCAATTTCTCGAACTGCCCTTCATGCAGCGGCTGCAGCGCGAGTATCTGGCATCTGGATTGTATGGTCTGAAGCAGCGCCTGACTGTTTTCCGTCAATAGGATCGCTGTTGTTTGGGCCCCAGGCTCCTCAAGGAACTTAAGCAAGCGATTGGATGCATTGGCTGTCATCTTATCTGCATCTTCCATTACGTATACTTTGCGATCGGACTCCATCCCTGTATAGGAGAATTCCTTTTGCAGCTGGAGTATCTGGTCATTCTTTATCGAGGCGCCATCTGGTACGATCCAATGGAGATCGGGATGGTTGCCCGAATCGATGCGGCGGCAATCCTTGCAGTCATTGCAAGGCTCGGCACCAGTGCGATGTTTACAAAAGATACTCTTGGCAAACAAGCGGCTCAATGCTGTTTTGCCGGTTCCGCGCGACCCTTGGAATATGTAGGCATGGGAAATACGGTCGCGTTTCAGGCTGTTGACGAGCATCTTACTGACAACAGGCTGTTTCGTAGACATTTCAGCCCAATTTGACATAATGTTCTTCCTTTATCAGTTACTTCATGTGTATAGATTGAAAAGAAGCCCTTTGATCTCTCCGATCAGACCAAGAACGCCGATCTGCTGCTTTTCCTGATCCATCAAGATCTCCGTCAGCTCCATCAGCTTCTCATCGATCTGCCGGACAGTCGTGAGCTTCCGGGATCCGTGCTGGCTCCAGGAATGCTCGTGATGCAGCTCCATCCCGTTATCCTTGACATCTTCCATGAATTTTTTGATCTTCCGTTTATACAAAGCAAGTTCGCGGAACGAACGTGTTCGCGCGAGCCGTTCCCCTTGCTTGGTGATGTCCGTGATCAGCTGCTGTAATTCCTGTCCTTGCAGTTTCCTGCTTTGGGACTGCACCAGCTCCTGGAATCTTTTGGGCTCGGCTGGTGCCTGCGAAGTATTCTTACGTGCAGCATCCAGCTGCGCACGTATATCGGGACCGATTTTCAACGGTATTGTCTCCTTTATTTAAAACTTGAAAAAGGAATCGACAGGCAGTACGAAAACAGTAGCTCCGCCGACCTCCACTTTGACCGGGTTCGGGATATAGGAGTCTGCATTGCCGCCCATTGGAGATATCGGCGCCACCATCTGATTGCGCTGACTGCAATTATCCTTGATGATATCCAGTACATCATCGACTTGATCATCCTCACACCCGACCATCAGCGTTGTATTACCTGCTTTCAGGAAGCCTCCAGTCGTGGACAGCTTGGTCGTTTTGAAATTCTGATCCCCAAGTGCATCTGTCAGCCTGTTGCTGTCTTTATCCTGAATGATTGCCAATACTAGTTTCATCTTATTTCCTCCTCCAAATCTTATCCATTACTTTTCTTTATCCTGCAAAAAAGCCATGATCTCCTGCACAGCATCTTCTGCCACGTCGGCAAGCGGTTTGGAAGCATCGAGTGTCACATAGCGGTGTTTGTACTGCTCCCGAAGAATCTGATATCCCTCATAGACGCTTTCATGGAAGGACAAGGCCTCCAAATCCAATCGATTCTGTTCCCTACCTTTATTCTCCGAAATTCGCGCCAATCCTGCTTCTGGGGATATATCAAAAAATAATGTCAAATCTGGCATGGTATTTTCGACAGCGAATCGATTGATGTCCAATACTTCTTCCATTCCCAGGCCTCGAGTGTAGCCTTGGTAAGCCAAACTGCTGTCGACAAAACGATCGCATAGTACAATCATTCCCTTTTTCAGCGCCGGCCACACCTTCTCCACGAGATGCTGTCTTCTTGCAGCTGCATAAAGCAGCGCCTCCGTGCGGCCATCCATGCTTGTATTGGCTGGATCCAGAATCACCGCGCGAATCGCCTCTGCTATCTCGATCCCGCCTGGTTCACGTGTAGCCAGCACCTGGTAGCCCTCTTTTTCCAATCGAGCTGCCAGTAGCGGTATAGCAGACGTTTTTCCCGCACCTTCTCCGCCTTCAAGCGTAATAAACAATCCTGTCAAAATCATTCTCCTTCTTCTAAACCTCTATAGGTGAACATCCCTTCTTCAACGCGTTCATTTTGAAAAGAGATATTGTTGTTCTTCCATAATTGTATCATTTCCACATGCTGTTTTGTAACGATTTCTCCTTTTGCCAATACCGGTATCCCTGGTGGGTAAGGAATGATTGCTTCTGCTGCGATACAGCCGACAGCCTTGGACCACTCCGTGAAAAACGGCTGCCGATCCTCCATCTCTGCATAACTTACCCGCAGCTCCTGGATAGGCTCGGAAAAAAGGTGGGCAGCTTCCTGAGGCTCATGCTTGAGCGGTTCTTCCATCTCGTCCATGGCAATTTTAATGCGATTGAAATCGTCTTCGGATATTGCTTCCAATCCATGAACGAGCAGAATATGCCGATTTGTAACCAATTCCGGAAAGATACCGGCTGTTTCCAGCATGTCTGCAACCTGCTTTGGCTGATATTCCGGCCGTACACGCAAAACAATCTTCAGCCAATCACCGGATGGTCTTTCCACCTCCCATAAATCCGATGAAGCAAGCAGCTTTCGCAATGCATCGACGGCTTGATGAAGGTGCTCCATATCCGCAGGCTTACGGGTAGCCAAGTAACTCCTGGCTGTATCGAGTGATGCCAGCAGTAAATAAGAAGGACTGCTGGACTGCAGCATCCTCAAATAACGATCAATAGAAGGAAT from Terribacillus sp. FSL K6-0262 encodes:
- a CDS encoding tRNA1(Val) (adenine(37)-N6)-methyltransferase, which translates into the protein MELKGDERLDYLLAEEKMRIIQSPTVFAFSLDAVLLADFASIPLSRGRILDLCSGNAVIPLLLSRRTKAQMTGVEIQERLYDMAVRNVALNGLEDQLEMIHGDLKDMPAVLGNGPFDAITCNPPYFKTPGKREQNMNEHLTIARHEIMCTLEDVILACRKLVKPGGKVSLVHRPDRLLDIVTSMREQKIEPKRMRLVYPKPGKEANILLIEGVRNGSPGLKILPPLYSHKEDGGYTEELEEILYGSK
- the yabA gene encoding DNA replication initiation control protein YabA — translated: MNKKEILEHVTQMEEQIGQLYKQLGDVKGHVAELLEENNRLTVENHHLRNRLDGQADQEQKAGSIATPSKEAPIGEGYDNLARLYEEGFHICNVHFGSPRRNEDCLFCLTFLNKNK
- a CDS encoding stage 0 sporulation family protein; amino-acid sequence: MQVIGVRFKKAGKIYYFDPGTLSIALDDYVIVETVRGVEFGRVVLANKQVDEEDVVLPLKKVIRIATDKDKFSVAENTENAAQAHKICEKKIREHKLEMNLVDVEYTFDRNKVIFYFTADGRVDFRNLVKDLAAVFKTRIELRQIGVRDEAKLLGGIGPCGRMLCCSTFLGDFEPVSIKMAKDQNLSLNPAKISGLCGRLMCCLKYENDEYEEAKRELPDLGEAIRTSYGSGKVVGLNILERLIQIEVPEKERVIEYTLDELIEEGVISTQAMD
- the holB gene encoding DNA polymerase III subunit delta' produces the protein MSNWAEMSTKQPVVSKMLVNSLKRDRISHAYIFQGSRGTGKTALSRLFAKSIFCKHRTGAEPCNDCKDCRRIDSGNHPDLHWIVPDGASIKNDQILQLQKEFSYTGMESDRKVYVMEDADKMTANASNRLLKFLEEPGAQTTAILLTENSQALLQTIQSRCQILALQPLHEGQFEKLLISEGLPQSSARLLSQLTQNYDEAMEISSQEWFAKARKLVVQLVEVLETRPNEALLFIHSQWMPVMKDRELQQLALHLLLLWFKDIIYLYADRPDSIIYIQEKDRLENSLRHWTRQRATDALQSIMEAKRQLDQNVHPALVMEKLTLQMQR
- a CDS encoding YaaR family protein; amino-acid sequence: MKIGPDIRAQLDAARKNTSQAPAEPKRFQELVQSQSRKLQGQELQQLITDITKQGERLARTRSFRELALYKRKIKKFMEDVKDNGMELHHEHSWSQHGSRKLTTVRQIDEKLMELTEILMDQEKQQIGVLGLIGEIKGLLFNLYT
- a CDS encoding cyclic-di-AMP receptor yields the protein MKLVLAIIQDKDSNRLTDALGDQNFKTTKLSTTGGFLKAGNTTLMVGCEDDQVDDVLDIIKDNCSQRNQMVAPISPMGGNADSYIPNPVKVEVGGATVFVLPVDSFFKF
- the tmk gene encoding dTMP kinase → MILTGLFITLEGGEGAGKTSAIPLLAARLEKEGYQVLATREPGGIEIAEAIRAVILDPANTSMDGRTEALLYAAARRQHLVEKVWPALKKGMIVLCDRFVDSSLAYQGYTRGLGMEEVLDINRFAVENTMPDLTLFFDISPEAGLARISENKGREQNRLDLEALSFHESVYEGYQILREQYKHRYVTLDASKPLADVAEDAVQEIMAFLQDKEK